From one Trifolium pratense cultivar HEN17-A07 linkage group LG1, ARS_RC_1.1, whole genome shotgun sequence genomic stretch:
- the LOC123911283 gene encoding nifU-like protein 4, mitochondrial, which translates to MTVRVSVFRLGRRLRLGLFNSIKPETTNCSRCLGATTLFQPRNHNQHAFYFSSSTSPFPSPFSTGQRRSMFIQTQSTPNPESLMFHPGKPVMDVGSADFPNPRSAMNSPLAKSIFAIDGITRVFFGSDFVTVTKSEDASWEFLKPEIFAAIMDFYSSGEPLFLDSQAAASKDTAIHDDDSEIVAMIKELLETRIRPAVQDDGGDIVYCGFDPDTGIVKLKMQGACSGCPSSSVTLKSGIENMLMHYVPEVKGVEQEMDAEDEEAALSGQTE; encoded by the exons ATGACGGTGAGGGTTAGCGTTTTCCGATTGGGAAGACGATTACGACTAGGACTTTTCAATTCCATCAAACCGGAGACAACAAATTGTTCTCGCTGCCTGGGTGCAACGACGTTGTTTCAACCTCGCAACCACAACCAACATGCTTTCTATTTCTCTTCCTCCACCTCTCCATTTCCATCTCCATTTTCCACTGGACAAAGGAGGAGTATGTTTATCCAAACACAATCCACTCCAAATCCAGAGTCTCTCATGTTTCATCCTGGTAAGCCTGTTATGGATGTTGGAAGCGCCGATTTCCCTAACCCTCGTTCCGCCATGAATTCTCCTCTTGCCAAATCAATTTTCGCTATTGACG GAATTACTCGTGTTTTCTTCGGATCTGATTTTGTTACCGTTACCAAATCGGAAGATGCTTCCTGGGAATTTCTTAAGCCTGAAATTTTTGCCGCTATTATGGATTTCTACTCTTCCGGTGAACCACTCTTTCTAGACTCTCAAGCTGCTGCATCCAAGGACACAGCAATTCATGAT GATGATTCTGAAATAGTTGCGATGATCAAGGAACTGTTAGAGACTCGTATTCGACCAGCTGTACAAGATGATGGTGGGGACATTGTGTATTGTGGTTTTGATCC AGATACGGGGATAGTCAAACTTAAAATGCAAGGAGCGTGTAGTGGCTGCCCAAGTTCTTCAGTGACTCTGAAGTCAGGCATTGAGAATATGCTGATGCATTATGTACCTGAG GTCAAAGGTGTGGAACAAGAAATGGATGCCGAGGATGAGGAAGCAGCTTTAAGTGGACAAACAGAGTAG